The following proteins are co-located in the Dietzia timorensis genome:
- the groL gene encoding chaperonin GroEL (60 kDa chaperone family; promotes refolding of misfolded polypeptides especially under stressful conditions; forms two stacked rings of heptamers to form a barrel-shaped 14mer; ends can be capped by GroES; misfolded proteins enter the barrel where they are refolded when GroES binds): protein MSKLIAFDEQARKSMLSGVDQLADTVKITLGPRGRHVVLAKAFGGPTVTNDGVSIAREIELEEPFANLGAQLVKSVATKTNDVAGDGTTTATVLAQALIREGLRNVAAGTNPMALGKGLAAGADAVVESLKAAATPVSGSEGVAQVATVSSRDPYIGDMVAKAMEAVGTDGVVSIEESQSLGDEVTVSEGVAFDKGFLSPYFITDAEEQKAIFNDPLILLHREKISALADLLPMLEKAAEAGKPLVILAEDIEGEALSTLVVNSIRKTIKAVAIKSPFFGDRRKAFMDDLAIVTGGQVISPDLGMSLRESGIEVLGSARRVTVTKDETVIVDGAGSADDVQARVAQLKREVEQSSSDWDREKLNERIAKLSGGVAVIHVGAATEAEMTERKLRVEDAVNSAKAAVAEGVVAGGGSALVQAAKSLDSLEESFAGTDEAVGVRVLRKALQAPLYWIADNAGEDGSVVVSKVGDLPEGQGFNAATLEYGDLIAEGVIDPVKVTHSAVVNAASVSRMVLTTETAIVDKPEEPEENAGGHGHSH, encoded by the coding sequence ATGTCTAAGCTCATTGCTTTTGACGAGCAGGCGCGCAAGTCGATGCTTTCGGGCGTCGATCAGCTTGCCGATACCGTCAAGATCACCCTCGGCCCCCGTGGACGCCACGTCGTGCTGGCCAAGGCGTTCGGCGGCCCGACCGTCACCAACGACGGCGTGTCGATCGCCCGCGAGATCGAGCTCGAAGAGCCCTTCGCGAATCTCGGTGCCCAGTTGGTCAAGTCGGTAGCGACGAAGACCAATGACGTCGCCGGCGACGGAACGACGACCGCGACCGTGCTCGCCCAGGCGCTCATCCGCGAGGGCCTGCGTAACGTCGCGGCCGGCACCAACCCGATGGCGCTCGGCAAGGGCCTTGCCGCCGGCGCGGACGCCGTCGTGGAGTCGCTCAAGGCTGCTGCCACTCCCGTGTCGGGCTCGGAGGGCGTCGCCCAGGTCGCGACCGTGTCCTCCCGTGACCCGTACATCGGCGACATGGTCGCCAAGGCGATGGAGGCCGTCGGCACCGATGGCGTCGTCTCGATCGAGGAGTCCCAGTCGCTGGGCGATGAGGTGACGGTGTCCGAGGGCGTCGCCTTCGACAAGGGCTTCCTGTCCCCGTACTTCATCACCGACGCCGAGGAGCAGAAGGCGATCTTCAACGATCCGCTCATCCTTCTGCACCGCGAGAAGATCTCCGCGCTCGCGGACCTGCTTCCGATGCTCGAGAAGGCAGCCGAGGCGGGCAAGCCGCTCGTCATCCTCGCCGAGGACATCGAGGGCGAGGCCCTGTCCACGCTTGTGGTCAACTCGATCCGTAAGACGATCAAGGCCGTGGCCATCAAGTCCCCGTTCTTTGGCGACCGGCGCAAGGCGTTCATGGATGACCTCGCGATCGTCACCGGCGGACAGGTCATCTCCCCGGACCTCGGCATGTCGCTACGTGAGTCGGGCATCGAGGTGCTCGGTTCCGCCCGTCGCGTGACCGTTACGAAGGACGAGACGGTCATCGTCGACGGCGCCGGTTCGGCCGACGACGTGCAGGCGCGTGTCGCGCAGCTCAAGCGTGAGGTCGAGCAGTCTTCGTCGGACTGGGATCGCGAGAAGCTCAATGAGCGCATCGCGAAGCTGTCCGGCGGCGTTGCCGTGATCCACGTCGGCGCGGCCACCGAGGCCGAGATGACCGAGCGCAAGCTCCGCGTCGAGGACGCGGTCAACTCGGCGAAAGCCGCGGTTGCCGAGGGCGTTGTCGCCGGTGGCGGCTCCGCGCTCGTGCAGGCTGCCAAGTCGTTGGACTCCCTCGAGGAATCCTTCGCCGGCACCGATGAGGCCGTCGGTGTGCGCGTGCTGCGCAAGGCGCTCCAGGCTCCGCTGTACTGGATCGCCGACAACGCCGGCGAGGACGGCTCGGTCGTCGTGAGCAAGGTCGGAGATCTTCCCGAGGGACAGGGCTTCAACGCGGCCACTCTTGAGTACGGCGACCTCATCGCCGAGGGCGTCATCGACCCGGTGAAGGTCACCCACTCCGCCGTCGTCAACGCCGCGTCGGTGTCCCGCATGGTGCTCACCACGGAAACGGCGATCGTCGACAAGCCCGAGGAGCCGGAGGAGAATGCCGGCGGACACGGGCACTCCCACTAG
- the shbA gene encoding RNA polymerase sigma factor ShbA: MTQTADELELAVASAVKGDKAAASRVLGLIKPGVARYCRSRVGVADKGLLSADDVTQEVLIAVLSAIPGYRDQGKPFMAFVYGIASHKVADAHRSAGRNRSDPVEHLPETLAADGGPEDAALANDANAKLGALLAELPEKAREIIRLRVIVGLSADETAEVVGSTPGAVRVAQHRAIKQLRERIERDGEGRWR; the protein is encoded by the coding sequence ATGACACAGACAGCAGACGAGTTGGAACTCGCAGTGGCTTCCGCCGTAAAGGGCGATAAGGCCGCGGCAAGCCGGGTGCTTGGATTAATCAAGCCCGGCGTCGCGCGCTATTGTCGTTCGCGCGTCGGCGTCGCTGACAAGGGCCTGCTCTCTGCGGACGATGTCACACAAGAAGTTCTCATCGCGGTTCTCTCGGCAATTCCGGGGTACCGAGATCAGGGCAAGCCGTTCATGGCGTTCGTATACGGCATCGCTTCGCACAAGGTTGCAGACGCACACCGAAGCGCGGGGCGAAATCGGTCCGATCCCGTGGAGCACCTGCCCGAAACGCTTGCCGCCGATGGCGGACCGGAGGATGCGGCGCTGGCCAACGATGCCAACGCCAAACTCGGAGCACTGCTCGCAGAGCTCCCGGAAAAGGCGCGGGAGATCATCCGATTGCGTGTCATTGTCGGACTATCCGCGGACGAGACCGCGGAAGTCGTCGGCAGCACCCCGGGAGCTGTGCGAGTCGCGCAACATCGCGCGATCAAGCAGCTCCGGGAGCGTATTGAAAGGGATGGTGAAGGGAGATGGCGCTAG
- a CDS encoding DUF5319 domain-containing protein: MSSSNHPPMPPGMPPDPFDDDFMAEVTSESGMFEDDDEAFEPLSDQERALLEQDLADLREFETALAPRGVKGIVIDCVDCQEMHYFDWTILRERMEQMLGDGSIPTHEPAMDPNPDFYVTWDYCLGFLDGLEAPRRVRRGLF; encoded by the coding sequence GTGAGTTCAAGCAATCATCCACCGATGCCGCCCGGCATGCCGCCGGACCCGTTCGACGACGACTTCATGGCCGAGGTCACCTCCGAGTCGGGCATGTTCGAGGATGACGACGAGGCGTTCGAGCCGCTCAGCGACCAGGAGCGCGCGCTCCTGGAGCAGGATCTCGCCGATCTCCGCGAGTTCGAGACCGCGCTCGCGCCGCGCGGCGTCAAGGGCATCGTTATCGACTGCGTCGACTGCCAGGAGATGCACTACTTCGACTGGACGATTCTGCGCGAGCGCATGGAGCAGATGCTCGGAGACGGCAGCATCCCCACGCACGAGCCCGCGATGGATCCCAACCCGGACTTCTATGTCACGTGGGACTACTGCCTCGGCTTCCTCGACGGTCTCGAGGCGCCGCGGCGTGTGCGCCGAGGGCTGTTCTAG
- the guaB gene encoding IMP dehydrogenase has protein sequence MAVDQASGAIRTGGDDPDKIAMMGLTFDDVLLVPAESNVVPSDVDTSTQLTREISLRIPILSSAMDTVTESRMAIAMARQGGLGVLHRNLSASDQATQVEIVKRSEAGMVTDPVTASPSDTLAEVDEKCARFRISGLPVADEQGRLVGIITNRDMRFEVDMSRRVEDVMTTAPLVTAQKGVTADAALGLLRRHKIEKLPIVDGDGKLTGLITVKDFAKTDEYPDATKDADGRLMVSAAVGTGADSFQRAASLADAGVDALVVDTAHAHNNNALQMVSDIKANFPGVQIIGGNLATRAAAQAMIDAGADAIKVGIGPGSICTTRVVAGVGAPQITAIMEAAAAAKKAGVPVIADGGMQYSGDFAKAIAAGASVAMFGSLLAGTREAPGDLILVDGKQYKTYRGMGSMGAMKGRAGDKSYSKDRYFQDNVLSEEKLVPEGIEGRVPFRGEVSQVVHQLVGGLRAAMGYTGARTVADLQRAQFVQISPAGLRESHPHAIQITTEAPNYRAR, from the coding sequence ATGGCAGTGGATCAGGCAAGCGGAGCAATTCGAACGGGCGGGGACGACCCCGACAAGATCGCGATGATGGGTCTGACGTTCGATGACGTGCTCCTCGTCCCCGCCGAGTCGAATGTGGTGCCCTCCGACGTCGACACGTCCACGCAGCTCACGCGGGAGATCTCCCTTCGTATTCCGATCCTTTCCTCCGCGATGGACACCGTCACCGAATCGCGCATGGCCATCGCGATGGCGCGCCAGGGCGGCCTCGGTGTCCTGCACCGCAACCTCTCCGCCTCCGACCAGGCGACGCAGGTGGAAATCGTCAAGCGCTCCGAAGCCGGCATGGTGACCGATCCCGTCACCGCCTCGCCGTCAGACACCCTCGCCGAGGTGGACGAGAAGTGCGCCCGTTTCCGGATTTCCGGTCTTCCCGTGGCCGATGAACAGGGCCGCCTCGTCGGGATCATCACCAATCGCGACATGCGGTTCGAGGTCGACATGTCGCGCCGCGTCGAGGACGTGATGACCACCGCGCCGCTGGTCACCGCGCAGAAGGGCGTCACCGCCGACGCCGCGCTCGGGCTCCTGCGCCGCCACAAGATCGAGAAGCTGCCGATCGTCGACGGCGATGGCAAGCTCACCGGGCTCATCACGGTCAAGGACTTCGCCAAGACCGATGAGTACCCCGATGCCACGAAGGACGCCGACGGTCGGCTCATGGTCTCGGCCGCGGTCGGCACGGGCGCCGACTCGTTCCAGCGCGCGGCTTCGCTTGCTGACGCCGGGGTGGACGCGCTCGTTGTGGACACCGCGCACGCGCACAACAACAACGCCCTGCAGATGGTCTCCGACATCAAGGCAAACTTCCCCGGTGTGCAGATCATCGGCGGCAACCTCGCCACGCGCGCGGCGGCGCAAGCCATGATCGACGCGGGCGCCGATGCCATCAAGGTGGGCATCGGCCCGGGTTCGATCTGCACCACGCGCGTCGTCGCCGGAGTTGGTGCACCCCAGATCACCGCGATCATGGAGGCAGCGGCCGCCGCGAAGAAGGCAGGCGTGCCGGTCATCGCCGACGGCGGTATGCAGTACTCCGGCGATTTCGCCAAGGCGATCGCTGCCGGCGCCTCGGTGGCGATGTTCGGTTCGCTCCTCGCCGGCACCCGGGAGGCCCCGGGCGACCTCATCCTCGTCGACGGCAAGCAGTACAAGACCTACCGTGGCATGGGCTCGATGGGCGCGATGAAGGGCCGCGCAGGCGACAAGTCCTACTCCAAGGACCGCTACTTCCAGGACAACGTGCTGTCGGAGGAGAAGCTCGTCCCCGAGGGCATCGAGGGGCGCGTGCCGTTCCGCGGTGAGGTCTCCCAGGTCGTCCACCAGCTCGTCGGCGGCCTGCGCGCCGCGATGGGATACACGGGCGCTCGCACCGTCGCCGACCTGCAGCGGGCGCAGTTCGTGCAGATCTCGCCCGCAGGTCTCCGCGAGTCCCATCCGCACGCGATCCAGATCACCACCGAGGCGCCCAACTACCGGGCTCGCTAG
- a CDS encoding GuaB3 family IMP dehydrogenase-related protein: MRDVVEIGMGREARRTYNLHDVDIVPSRRTRSAKHVSTTWQIDAYSFEMPLMTHPSDAVVSPESAAEFSRLGGLSVLNGEGLWARHEDPAAEIAKLRELAADWDPTDLSKPNKAVRYLQQLHQAPLRHDLLENVVATMRESGHTVAVRVSPQHAEELAPVLIKAGVEMLVVQGTIISAEHVIGEPGEDGTTPEPLNLKDFIYQLDIPVIAGGVVDYRTALHLMRTGAAGVIVGFGHVPGVSTTGEVLGMNVAMATAIADAAAARRDYLDETGGRYVHVIADGDIAASGDITRAIACGADAVSLGLLLAQSDEAPGKGTFWQSTAAHPSVPRGDVQPVFDSTVPMEEVLLGPTAEPFGTRNLLGGLRRAMGKSGYTDVKGFQKVDLAVRPD, translated from the coding sequence ATGCGCGACGTCGTTGAAATCGGGATGGGCCGCGAGGCCCGCCGCACCTACAACCTGCACGACGTGGACATCGTCCCGTCCCGCAGGACCCGCTCCGCGAAGCATGTGTCGACCACCTGGCAGATCGATGCGTACTCGTTCGAGATGCCGCTGATGACCCATCCGAGTGACGCCGTGGTGTCCCCGGAATCGGCGGCCGAGTTCTCGCGGCTCGGGGGACTGTCGGTGCTCAATGGCGAAGGACTGTGGGCGCGCCACGAGGACCCGGCCGCGGAAATCGCGAAGTTGCGCGAGCTCGCTGCCGACTGGGACCCGACCGACCTGTCCAAGCCGAATAAGGCCGTGCGGTACCTGCAGCAGCTGCACCAAGCTCCGCTGCGCCACGACCTTCTGGAGAACGTCGTAGCGACGATGCGCGAGTCCGGTCACACCGTCGCCGTGCGGGTGTCCCCGCAGCATGCCGAGGAGCTCGCGCCGGTGCTCATCAAGGCCGGCGTGGAGATGCTCGTCGTGCAGGGCACGATCATCTCCGCAGAGCATGTAATCGGCGAGCCGGGCGAGGACGGAACGACGCCGGAGCCGCTCAACCTCAAGGACTTCATCTACCAGCTCGATATCCCGGTCATCGCCGGCGGTGTCGTCGACTACCGTACGGCGCTGCACCTCATGCGAACCGGTGCCGCCGGCGTCATTGTCGGTTTCGGGCACGTTCCCGGAGTATCGACCACCGGTGAGGTACTCGGCATGAACGTGGCGATGGCGACCGCGATCGCCGACGCTGCGGCCGCGCGCCGCGACTATCTCGACGAGACCGGCGGGCGCTACGTCCACGTGATCGCAGACGGCGACATCGCCGCCTCCGGCGACATCACCCGTGCGATCGCCTGCGGCGCCGACGCGGTCTCGCTGGGCCTGCTGCTCGCGCAGTCCGACGAGGCGCCGGGCAAGGGGACCTTCTGGCAGTCCACGGCCGCGCACCCGTCGGTGCCACGCGGGGACGTGCAGCCGGTGTTCGACTCGACCGTGCCGATGGAGGAAGTCCTCCTCGGGCCGACCGCGGAACCCTTCGGTACCCGGAACCTTCTCGGCGGCCTGCGCCGGGCGATGGGTAAATCCGGCTACACCGACGTCAAGGGATTCCAAAAGGTCGACCTCGCGGTCCGGCCGGACTAG
- a CDS encoding GMC family oxidoreductase, producing MSAVPNSAASARKTAGPVDVDVLVVGSGFGGSVSALRLTEKGYKVAVVEAGRRFEDDQMAKTSWRLHKYVWAPKLGLFGVQRMHLLKDVMILAGAGVGGGSLNYANTLYKPGETFFKDKQWAHITDWDDELSPFYDQARRMLGVVTNPLDTPSDSVMQRVAAKMGASDTFRKTPVGVYFGKKTGGKGDIGETVEDPYFGGVGPNRTVCTECGNCMVGCRVGAKNTLLKNYLGLAEKAGARIWDRTTVTGLRPRSDGTWEVQLERTGRWTKWGKKARTVVAGQVVLAAGTWGTQHLLHFAKADGRLPNLSPALGELTRTNSESILGAMADEVDPEADYSSGIAITSSFYPRPDTHIEPVRYGKGSNAIGALQTLLTDGDRSRIGQLLAGVMKNPLLPLKLLNLRHWSERTIIALVMQNLDNSLTTYVHRFGPFKFVTSRQGHGAPNPTWIPAGNEATRHIADEINGIAGGTWSEIANIPLTAHFLGGCAISDQPDKGVLDPFHRVWNYPTLHVVDGASISANLGVNPSLSITAQAERAMSLWPNKGEADTRPEQGEGYRRITPVAPTAPVVPESAPGALRLPIVAVG from the coding sequence ATGTCGGCCGTCCCGAATTCCGCCGCCTCTGCCCGTAAAACCGCCGGACCCGTCGACGTCGACGTGCTCGTCGTCGGCTCCGGATTCGGAGGCTCGGTGTCCGCGCTGCGGCTCACCGAGAAGGGCTATAAGGTCGCCGTCGTCGAGGCGGGGCGACGCTTCGAGGACGACCAGATGGCCAAGACCTCGTGGCGGCTGCACAAGTACGTGTGGGCGCCGAAACTCGGTCTGTTCGGCGTGCAGCGTATGCATCTGCTCAAGGACGTGATGATCCTCGCCGGAGCGGGCGTCGGTGGAGGCTCACTCAATTACGCGAACACCCTCTACAAGCCGGGTGAGACGTTCTTCAAGGACAAGCAGTGGGCCCACATCACCGACTGGGATGACGAGCTCTCGCCGTTCTACGATCAGGCCCGCCGCATGCTCGGCGTGGTGACAAACCCGCTGGACACCCCGTCGGATTCGGTGATGCAGCGCGTCGCCGCGAAGATGGGCGCCTCGGACACCTTCCGCAAGACGCCGGTGGGCGTGTACTTCGGGAAGAAGACCGGCGGCAAGGGCGACATCGGGGAGACCGTCGAGGATCCGTACTTCGGCGGCGTGGGGCCGAATCGGACGGTGTGCACCGAGTGCGGTAACTGCATGGTCGGCTGCCGCGTCGGTGCGAAGAACACGCTGCTCAAGAATTATCTCGGGCTCGCCGAGAAGGCGGGCGCGAGGATCTGGGATCGCACGACCGTGACCGGTCTGCGGCCCCGCTCGGACGGAACGTGGGAGGTGCAGCTCGAGCGCACCGGCAGGTGGACGAAATGGGGCAAGAAGGCGCGCACCGTTGTCGCCGGGCAGGTTGTGCTCGCCGCCGGCACCTGGGGAACCCAGCACCTCCTGCACTTCGCGAAGGCCGATGGGCGGCTCCCGAACCTGTCCCCGGCGCTCGGAGAGCTGACGCGCACGAACTCCGAGTCGATCCTCGGCGCGATGGCGGACGAGGTCGACCCCGAGGCCGATTATTCGTCGGGCATCGCGATTACGTCCTCGTTCTATCCGCGTCCGGACACCCACATCGAGCCGGTGCGCTATGGCAAGGGATCGAACGCGATCGGCGCGCTCCAGACCCTGCTCACCGACGGCGATCGTTCTCGAATCGGCCAGTTGCTCGCCGGGGTCATGAAGAACCCGTTGCTGCCGCTCAAGCTGCTCAACCTGCGGCACTGGTCCGAGCGCACGATTATCGCGTTGGTGATGCAGAACCTCGACAACTCGCTGACGACATACGTCCACAGGTTCGGCCCCTTCAAGTTCGTCACCTCCCGGCAGGGGCACGGGGCGCCGAACCCGACATGGATCCCGGCGGGCAACGAGGCCACCCGTCATATTGCCGACGAGATCAACGGCATCGCCGGTGGCACGTGGAGCGAGATCGCCAATATCCCCCTGACGGCGCACTTCCTCGGCGGATGCGCGATCTCTGATCAACCGGACAAGGGCGTCCTCGATCCCTTCCACCGCGTGTGGAACTATCCGACGCTCCACGTGGTCGACGGCGCCTCGATTTCGGCGAACCTCGGCGTCAACCCCTCGCTTTCCATTACGGCGCAGGCCGAGCGCGCGATGTCGCTGTGGCCCAATAAGGGAGAGGCGGATACGCGCCCCGAGCAGGGCGAGGGCTACCGGCGGATCACTCCGGTGGCGCCGACCGCGCCGGTCGTGCCGGAGTCGGCACCGGGTGCGCTGCGGCTGCCGATCGTCGCCGTCGGTTAG
- the guaA gene encoding glutamine-hydrolyzing GMP synthase, whose translation MTEPQNSAVSLSAPRPVLVVDFGAQYAQLIARRVREARIYSEVVPHTATAAEIEAKNPVAIVLSGGPASVYADGAPSIDPGVFDLGLPMFGICYGFQVMAQALGGEVAKTGSREYGRTDMEVSGGALHAGLPGSHPVWMSHGDSVHAAPEGFEVTATTAGAPVAAFENTAGKMAGVQYHPEVLHSPHGQEVLTRFLTEVAGLEPSWTAANIADQLIDAVREQVGEGRAICGLSGGVDSAVAAALVQRAIGDRLTCVFVDHGLLRAGEREQVEKEFVASTGARLVTRDDSDTYLGFLDGVTDPEEKRKIIGREFIRSFEGAVSEVLGAESESGASVDFLVQGTLYPDVVESGGGAGTANIKSHHNVGGLPEDLEFSLVEPLRLLFKDEVRAVGRELGLPESIVGRHPFPGPGLAIRIVGAVSRERLDTLRAADAIAREEMTAAGLDDQVWQCPVVLLADVRSVGVQGDGRTYGHPIVLRPVSSEDAMTADWTRMPYETLAKISNRITNEVPDVNRVVLDVTSKPPGTIEWE comes from the coding sequence GTGACAGAGCCGCAGAACTCAGCAGTGTCCCTCTCCGCCCCGCGACCCGTGCTCGTCGTGGATTTCGGCGCGCAGTACGCGCAGCTCATCGCGCGCCGTGTGCGCGAGGCCCGCATCTACTCCGAGGTGGTGCCGCACACCGCGACCGCCGCGGAGATCGAGGCGAAGAACCCGGTGGCGATCGTGCTGTCCGGCGGCCCCGCTTCGGTGTACGCCGACGGCGCGCCGAGCATCGACCCGGGCGTGTTCGATCTCGGGTTGCCGATGTTCGGCATCTGCTACGGCTTCCAGGTAATGGCCCAGGCGCTCGGCGGCGAAGTAGCGAAGACCGGTTCGCGCGAGTACGGCCGCACCGATATGGAGGTCTCCGGCGGTGCGCTGCACGCCGGCCTACCCGGCTCGCATCCGGTGTGGATGAGCCACGGCGACTCGGTACACGCCGCTCCGGAGGGCTTCGAGGTGACGGCGACGACCGCCGGCGCCCCGGTCGCCGCGTTCGAGAACACCGCAGGCAAGATGGCCGGCGTCCAGTACCACCCGGAGGTGCTGCACTCGCCGCACGGCCAGGAGGTACTCACCCGCTTCCTCACCGAGGTCGCAGGGCTCGAGCCGAGTTGGACGGCGGCGAATATTGCGGACCAGCTCATCGACGCGGTGCGTGAGCAGGTCGGTGAGGGACGCGCGATCTGCGGGCTCTCCGGCGGCGTCGATTCGGCTGTCGCGGCGGCGCTCGTGCAGCGCGCGATCGGCGACCGGCTCACGTGCGTCTTCGTCGATCACGGCCTGCTGCGCGCGGGCGAGCGCGAGCAGGTGGAGAAGGAATTCGTCGCCTCGACGGGCGCCCGTCTGGTCACCCGCGACGATTCGGACACCTACCTCGGCTTCCTCGACGGGGTCACCGATCCGGAGGAGAAGCGCAAGATCATCGGCCGCGAGTTCATCCGTTCCTTCGAGGGCGCGGTGTCCGAGGTGTTGGGCGCGGAATCCGAGAGTGGCGCGAGCGTCGATTTTCTCGTGCAGGGCACGCTGTACCCGGACGTGGTCGAGTCCGGTGGCGGAGCCGGCACGGCGAACATCAAGAGCCACCACAACGTCGGCGGGCTGCCGGAGGATCTCGAGTTTTCCCTCGTCGAGCCGCTTCGGCTGCTGTTCAAGGACGAGGTTCGTGCGGTCGGGCGCGAGCTTGGCCTGCCCGAGTCTATCGTCGGCCGGCACCCGTTCCCGGGGCCGGGACTTGCGATTCGCATTGTCGGCGCCGTGTCGCGCGAGCGCCTGGACACACTGCGCGCGGCGGACGCGATTGCGCGCGAGGAGATGACGGCGGCGGGCCTCGACGACCAGGTGTGGCAGTGCCCCGTTGTGCTGTTGGCCGATGTTCGTTCCGTCGGCGTGCAGGGCGATGGCCGGACCTACGGCCATCCGATCGTGCTGCGGCCGGTGTCGTCGGAGGACGCCATGACGGCGGACTGGACGCGGATGCCGTATGAGACGCTGGCGAAGATTTCGAACCGGATCACGAACGAGGTGCCCGACGTCAACCGCGTGGTTCTCGATGTGACGAGCAAGCCACCGGGGACGATCGAGTGGGAGTAG
- a CDS encoding WXG100 family type VII secretion target, whose translation MGALFQIAGGNLSAQDEEAAAALKNAASAPPSINGPSMAIAGLSSISAFDAESSRTDKFSWVAGEDASGMSLDEMKSGAESLSPGDLRSTAEQFSTASQTLSSAADQLLASVNSELGSSWQGEFANTAISNVAQFHSSATELAGQLTTVADRANSLAEGYEFTRDRVGGITPDTGAGRDSEAAASRESARLDAQRVIHSDYNPRLEGANLSGLTFTPAHRVGSAGGVGTEGVSPVALWNREIVGPEGGVGGASRTGVDAATQAASSSAGGASAPAPAGGGGSPSSAGSPVVGTSAASGHAASGVMPAGVGAASGGATRPVSATATSPSRSGAAAPTPAASGTSTTVGRDSSSSPGARTVSGTSSSAPIGARGMPNGSSSTGAGAVGSGTSASARPLSATAGGGSARSGLPFSTGGNTSSGAGTSGGPGAAGGAPRAGTGPSAGTGLTAGSGSPVASPGSAGSTAGSRMGGPMMGAMPMGAGARSGDKSHSPPDYLVHPSHSSELIGDLPAAVQPVLRGNRSSAE comes from the coding sequence ATGGGGGCACTCTTTCAGATCGCAGGTGGAAATCTATCTGCACAGGATGAGGAAGCAGCCGCTGCGCTCAAGAACGCGGCCAGCGCGCCGCCGTCGATCAATGGTCCGTCAATGGCGATCGCCGGCCTCAGTTCCATCAGTGCCTTCGACGCGGAGAGCTCGCGAACCGACAAGTTCAGCTGGGTGGCCGGCGAGGACGCTTCCGGGATGTCGCTGGACGAGATGAAGTCGGGTGCCGAGAGCCTGTCCCCCGGTGACCTTCGCTCGACAGCTGAACAGTTCTCCACTGCCTCGCAGACATTGAGTTCCGCAGCAGACCAGCTCCTCGCAAGCGTGAACAGCGAACTCGGATCGTCCTGGCAGGGCGAGTTCGCGAACACTGCGATATCGAACGTAGCGCAATTCCACAGCTCGGCGACCGAACTGGCCGGTCAATTGACGACTGTCGCAGACCGGGCGAATTCCCTGGCCGAAGGCTACGAGTTCACTCGCGACCGCGTCGGCGGAATCACGCCCGATACCGGCGCAGGCCGCGACAGCGAGGCTGCGGCTTCGCGCGAGTCCGCCCGGCTGGACGCGCAACGCGTGATCCATTCCGACTACAACCCGCGTCTTGAAGGCGCAAACCTCTCTGGGCTCACCTTTACCCCGGCACACCGCGTCGGCAGTGCCGGCGGGGTCGGCACCGAAGGCGTATCGCCGGTGGCGTTGTGGAACCGCGAGATCGTCGGGCCCGAAGGCGGGGTAGGCGGCGCATCTCGGACCGGCGTGGATGCGGCCACCCAGGCAGCGTCCAGCTCCGCAGGCGGCGCCAGCGCGCCGGCACCCGCGGGAGGTGGCGGCTCGCCGTCTTCCGCCGGTTCACCGGTGGTGGGGACATCGGCCGCGTCGGGGCATGCGGCGTCCGGCGTCATGCCGGCGGGCGTAGGCGCGGCATCCGGCGGAGCGACACGCCCCGTGAGCGCGACTGCCACAAGCCCGAGCCGATCCGGCGCCGCCGCGCCTACCCCTGCGGCGAGTGGCACGAGCACCACAGTTGGGCGGGATTCGAGTTCCTCCCCGGGCGCGAGAACGGTGTCCGGGACTTCCTCCTCGGCGCCGATCGGCGCGCGCGGAATGCCAAATGGTTCGAGCTCGACCGGTGCGGGCGCGGTCGGGAGCGGCACTTCGGCGAGTGCGAGACCGCTTAGCGCAACTGCCGGCGGAGGTTCTGCCCGCTCGGGTCTGCCGTTCTCTACGGGCGGAAACACCTCGAGCGGAGCCGGCACATCGGGCGGTCCCGGCGCGGCCGGCGGTGCGCCGCGCGCGGGCACAGGGCCGAGCGCAGGAACCGGGCTCACCGCGGGTTCGGGCTCGCCTGTCGCTTCCCCCGGTTCCGCCGGATCGACGGCCGGCTCGCGCATGGGCGGACCGATGATGGGCGCGATGCCCATGGGCGCAGGCGCGCGGTCCGGCGACAAGTCGCACTCCCCGCCCGACTACCTCGTCCACCCGTCCCATTCGAGCGAGCTCATCGGCGACCTCCCCGCCGCCGTGCAACCCGTCCTCCGCGGCAACCGAAGCTCCGCGGAATGA